The following proteins come from a genomic window of Orenia metallireducens:
- a CDS encoding DUF951 domain-containing protein — MKFSVGEVVQFRKKHPCGEDRWEILRTGMDFRIKCLECGRVIMLPRPKFEKSVKKKVDLG, encoded by the coding sequence ATGAAATTTTCTGTTGGTGAAGTGGTTCAATTTAGGAAGAAACACCCTTGTGGAGAGGATAGATGGGAGATTTTGCGAACAGGAATGGATTTTAGGATAAAATGCTTAGAGTGTGGTAGAGTGATTATGCTCCCACGTCCTAAATTTGAGAAGAGTGTAAAGAAAAAAGTAGATTTAGGTTGA
- the ychF gene encoding redox-regulated ATPase YchF, producing MGMKCGIVGLPNVGKSTLFNAITEAGAESANYPFCTIDPNIGIVEVPDRRLDKLTEVIEPKKTVPTAIEFVDIAGLVKGASKGEGLGNKFLGNIREVDAIVHVVRCFDDENITHVEGSVDPLRDIEIIDLELVLADLESASKKRDRTQKMLKTGEKIYKEQMAVLDKLVPVLEEGNPARSAGLSKDEEKLIRDLNLLTLKPVLYAANIGEDEITEEDNQLVKKVKEKAAGEDAKVVTISARLEAEIAELQGEEKEMFLEELGIKESGLDKLIRAGYELLGLITYFTAGEKEVRAWTVKKGATAPEAAGVIHTDMQRGFIKAEVVSYEDLIEASSFAKAREAGTLRLEGKEYIVQDGDVCYFKFNV from the coding sequence ATGGGAATGAAATGTGGAATTGTTGGTTTACCTAATGTGGGGAAATCAACATTATTTAATGCAATTACAGAGGCAGGTGCGGAGTCAGCAAATTATCCCTTCTGTACAATCGACCCTAATATTGGGATTGTAGAGGTTCCAGATAGAAGGTTAGATAAATTAACAGAGGTTATTGAGCCTAAAAAAACAGTACCGACAGCAATTGAGTTTGTTGATATTGCCGGTTTGGTTAAAGGTGCTAGTAAAGGAGAAGGGTTAGGTAATAAATTTTTAGGTAATATTCGAGAAGTAGATGCGATTGTTCATGTTGTAAGGTGCTTTGATGATGAGAATATTACCCATGTAGAGGGTAGTGTAGACCCATTAAGGGATATTGAAATTATAGACTTAGAGCTTGTTTTAGCAGATTTGGAGAGTGCTAGTAAGAAGAGAGACCGGACTCAGAAGATGCTTAAAACAGGAGAAAAGATTTATAAAGAGCAGATGGCTGTTTTAGATAAGTTAGTACCAGTATTAGAAGAAGGAAATCCTGCTAGAAGTGCTGGGTTATCTAAGGATGAAGAAAAATTAATTCGGGATTTGAATCTATTAACATTAAAGCCCGTTCTTTATGCTGCAAATATAGGAGAAGATGAAATTACAGAGGAAGATAATCAATTAGTTAAAAAGGTTAAAGAGAAGGCTGCTGGAGAAGATGCTAAAGTAGTTACTATCAGTGCTCGCCTAGAAGCTGAAATTGCTGAATTACAAGGAGAAGAGAAGGAGATGTTTTTAGAGGAGTTAGGTATAAAAGAATCTGGTTTGGATAAGTTAATCAGGGCTGGATATGAATTACTTGGTCTTATAACATACTTTACGGCTGGAGAGAAGGAAGTAAGAGCGTGGACTGTTAAAAAAGGTGCTACAGCACCAGAAGCAGCTGGGGTTATCCATACTGATATGCAACGCGGTTTTATTAAGGCAGAAGTAGTTAGCTATGAGGATTTAATTGAGGCAAGTTCTTTTGCTAAAGCAAGAGAAGCTGGAACTTTAAGACTTGAAGGTAAAGAGTATATTGTTCAAGATGGAGATGTATGTTACTTCAAATTTAATGTATAA
- the rpsF gene encoding 30S ribosomal protein S6, which produces MRKYETMFIIKSNLGEEATEAVIEKMTGVIANNGGEVANVDKMGTKELAYEINKDKTGYYVLVNFAGEPATVEELERIYKIDDNVLRYLILRDE; this is translated from the coding sequence ATGAGAAAATACGAAACTATGTTTATTATTAAGTCTAATTTAGGTGAAGAAGCTACTGAAGCAGTAATTGAGAAGATGACTGGTGTTATTGCTAACAATGGTGGTGAAGTAGCTAATGTAGATAAAATGGGAACTAAAGAATTAGCTTATGAAATCAACAAAGATAAGACTGGATACTATGTACTAGTTAACTTTGCAGGAGAGCCTGCAACTGTTGAGGAATTAGAAAGAATTTATAAGATTGATGATAATGTCCTTCGTTACTTAATTTTAAGAGATGAATAA
- a CDS encoding single-stranded DNA-binding protein, with amino-acid sequence MLNKVVLIGRLGADPELRYTPNGTAVCNFTLAVQRDYTNSQGERDVDWVDIVVWRKQAENCANHLEKGRLVAVDGRLQVRYYETNEGQRRKVTEIVANNVTFLEWGNNNSNRNDNNSNNNIQSMEEDIEVPF; translated from the coding sequence TTGCTTAATAAAGTTGTTTTAATTGGTAGATTGGGAGCTGATCCGGAACTAAGATATACTCCTAATGGAACCGCAGTATGTAACTTTACTCTCGCAGTACAACGAGATTATACAAATTCCCAAGGTGAACGGGATGTAGATTGGGTTGATATTGTCGTTTGGAGAAAGCAAGCAGAAAATTGTGCAAACCACCTAGAAAAAGGAAGACTAGTTGCTGTTGATGGAAGATTACAGGTTCGTTATTACGAGACCAATGAGGGACAGAGAAGAAAGGTTACAGAGATTGTAGCAAATAATGTTACCTTCTTAGAATGGGGTAATAATAATTCTAATAGAAATGATAACAATAGTAATAATAACATACAATCTATGGAAGAAGATATAGAAGTCCCTTTCTAA
- the rpsR gene encoding 30S ribosomal protein S18 has translation MARGRRKSCDFCANKVDKIDYKRINILRKYITDRGKILPRRISGNCAKHQRELTSAIKRARNIALLPYKID, from the coding sequence ATGGCTCGAGGAAGAAGAAAATCTTGCGATTTTTGTGCCAATAAAGTAGATAAGATTGATTATAAGAGAATCAATATTCTACGTAAATATATAACAGACCGTGGTAAAATCTTACCAAGAAGAATTTCTGGTAATTGTGCAAAACACCAAAGAGAATTAACTAGTGCTATTAAGAGAGCTAGAAATATCGCTTTATTACCTTATAAAATTGATTAA
- a CDS encoding MazG-like family protein: protein MKKFNSIEGSITKNLKIIEWLKTEILSNVSLLFKLMIKQNEAKLLEILTNIIMSTYLLAKRLGYSFDQLDRKLEKQLELNIDDKHQIEAWYGDLSDLLEHLKDRT, encoded by the coding sequence ATGAAGAAGTTCAACTCTATCGAGGGTTCTATAACTAAAAATTTGAAGATAATAGAATGGTTAAAGACGGAGATATTGAGTAATGTTTCTTTACTATTTAAACTAATGATTAAACAAAATGAAGCGAAATTATTAGAAATTTTAACTAATATAATTATGTCTACATATTTATTGGCTAAGAGATTGGGGTATTCCTTCGATCAATTAGATAGAAAATTAGAAAAGCAATTGGAACTAAATATTGATGATAAACACCAAATAGAAGCTTGGTATGGTGATTTAAGTGATTTGCTAGAACATCTAAAAGATAGAACTTGA
- a CDS encoding DUF2232 domain-containing protein — translation MQNKVIIDSILFAMITVIIIVLGSFLPFVGILAPLPLVILAVRKGSKSSIISSLFVALILAALVNPLTSLIFIFTIGFIGVAMGAAFEEEFSSKVIILVGTLSSFLSLIIILVLFTYSLDIDIIYEFKEVLQSSSGIYQELGLPEEYSIHADEIITQIINFLKVTYPSFFMCAAIVNSVINYYFSSLILNRLGYKYKLQFSFRKLRFSKFLAIIYILSIIFLENIIGENVFIVLTFLLFIEGLSVIYYLFSFKNNRTSGMLFIIVSITFLFIPIVNVFISLIILLIGFLDIWIDFRKLHKS, via the coding sequence ATGCAAAACAAAGTAATAATAGATAGTATACTATTTGCAATGATAACTGTGATAATAATTGTTTTGGGGTCTTTCTTGCCTTTTGTTGGGATTTTAGCTCCACTTCCTTTGGTTATTCTAGCTGTTAGAAAGGGGAGTAAATCTAGCATTATATCCAGTCTTTTTGTTGCTCTTATATTAGCAGCTTTAGTCAATCCTTTAACTTCTTTAATATTTATTTTTACAATAGGGTTTATTGGAGTGGCAATGGGAGCAGCTTTTGAAGAGGAATTCTCATCAAAGGTAATCATATTAGTTGGAACTTTATCTAGTTTTTTATCATTAATAATAATTTTAGTATTATTTACTTATTCTTTAGATATAGATATTATTTATGAGTTTAAGGAAGTTTTACAGTCTTCTTCTGGTATTTATCAAGAGTTAGGGCTACCAGAGGAGTATTCAATCCATGCTGACGAGATAATAACTCAAATTATTAACTTCCTTAAGGTTACATATCCGTCATTTTTTATGTGTGCTGCTATAGTAAATTCAGTGATAAATTATTATTTTAGTAGCTTAATTCTTAATAGATTGGGCTATAAATATAAATTACAATTTTCTTTTAGAAAACTTAGATTTTCTAAATTTTTAGCTATTATATATATCTTATCAATTATTTTCCTTGAAAATATCATTGGAGAAAATGTTTTTATAGTACTTACTTTCTTACTATTTATAGAAGGTTTGTCTGTTATTTACTATTTATTTAGTTTTAAGAATAACAGAACATCTGGAATGTTGTTTATAATTGTTTCTATTACTTTTTTATTTATACCTATAGTTAATGTTTTCATTTCATTGATTATCTTATTAATAGGCTTTTTAGATATTTGGATTGATTTTCGTAAATTACATAAAAGTTAG
- the rplI gene encoding 50S ribosomal protein L9, producing MKVILQKDVKGLGKKGEVVNASDGHARNYLIPRGLAKEANEGNIHNLKQKKSARRRRKERELDEAKEQAKSLEGKIFTFKVKAGENGRLFGSVTTSDIADKIEQETGEKIDKRKIDLDDNIRTLGTKRVTIKLHKNVTVDVKVKVTEA from the coding sequence ATGAAAGTCATCTTACAAAAAGACGTTAAAGGACTAGGTAAAAAAGGAGAGGTTGTTAATGCTTCTGATGGTCATGCACGAAACTATCTCATTCCACGTGGTTTAGCAAAAGAAGCTAATGAAGGAAATATTCATAATTTGAAACAGAAAAAGAGTGCTAGAAGAAGAAGAAAAGAGAGAGAATTAGATGAGGCAAAAGAGCAAGCCAAATCTCTAGAAGGTAAAATATTTACTTTTAAGGTTAAAGCTGGAGAGAATGGTAGGTTATTTGGTTCAGTAACGACAAGTGATATTGCAGATAAGATTGAGCAAGAAACTGGAGAAAAGATTGATAAACGTAAAATAGATTTAGATGATAATATAAGAACTTTAGGGACTAAAAGAGTAACTATAAAGTTACATAAAAATGTAACTGTTGATGTAAAAGTTAAAGTGACCGAAGCCTAA
- the lonC gene encoding Lon family ATP-dependent protease, producing MLDKRTQDEKGQLEHKITALFDLLSEIYGTEKLLLKAGKLDILDILESEDIEDQLVALQKIILDHPMLDKVPDEFEDKLKLLKELEDILIDDLAKKSIKEELEEKINKKLELRHQEYIKEIKEEIINEESKDDVVDNPATLKKYIELECLENKGLNVSATNLLRPKSLKEIVGQERGIKALLAKLSSPYPQHIIIHGPPGVGKTTAARLALEIAKERDRTPFGEDANFIEVDATTLRWDPREVTNPLLGSVHDPIYQGAKGKLAQEGIPEPKLGLVTKAHGGVLFIDEIGELDPILQNKLLKVLEDKRVYFDSSYYDPDDENVPQYIKKLFKDGAPADFILVGATTRSPQDLNPALRSRTTSIFFEPLTKDDIIRIIDQAADKLDMKVAKGVAELISEYTIQGRSAVNILIDAYNLALYYQEDKITTKEVLEAVKLSRLVPINKKEASNKSQVGRVLGLGVSGFLGSVLEVEAIAFPASKEGKGSLRFNQTAGSMTKDSIFTAASVIRKVTGKEIGDYDIHVNIIGGGQVDGPSAGSAISVAIISALENIAVRQDIAITGEISLHGKVKPVGGVIEKIYGAYQAGVKEVLIPVDNKVDLEDMKIKVSPVVDIQEILDKMLDG from the coding sequence ATGTTAGATAAACGAACTCAAGATGAGAAAGGGCAGTTAGAGCATAAAATTACTGCCCTTTTTGACCTTTTATCAGAAATATATGGAACAGAAAAGTTATTATTAAAGGCAGGTAAATTAGATATATTAGACATATTAGAATCTGAAGATATTGAAGATCAATTGGTTGCTTTACAGAAAATAATTTTAGATCATCCGATGTTAGATAAAGTTCCTGATGAGTTTGAAGATAAATTAAAGCTTTTAAAAGAATTAGAAGATATTTTGATTGATGATTTAGCAAAAAAATCAATCAAGGAAGAATTGGAAGAGAAAATTAATAAGAAGCTAGAGTTAAGGCATCAAGAATATATTAAAGAGATAAAAGAAGAAATTATAAATGAAGAAAGTAAAGATGATGTAGTTGATAACCCAGCTACTTTAAAGAAATATATTGAACTTGAGTGTTTGGAAAATAAAGGGCTTAATGTCTCAGCAACTAATTTATTAAGACCTAAATCTTTAAAAGAGATTGTTGGTCAAGAGAGAGGTATTAAGGCTCTACTTGCTAAATTATCCTCACCTTATCCTCAACATATTATTATTCATGGTCCACCAGGTGTTGGAAAGACTACAGCTGCTCGTTTGGCATTAGAGATTGCTAAAGAGAGAGACAGAACACCTTTTGGTGAAGATGCTAATTTCATTGAAGTTGATGCAACTACATTACGTTGGGACCCCCGAGAAGTAACAAATCCATTATTAGGTTCTGTTCATGACCCTATCTATCAAGGTGCTAAGGGTAAGTTGGCACAAGAGGGGATTCCAGAACCAAAATTAGGACTAGTAACTAAAGCCCATGGAGGGGTATTATTTATAGATGAGATTGGAGAGTTAGATCCAATACTACAAAATAAATTATTAAAGGTGTTAGAGGATAAAAGAGTATATTTTGATTCATCTTATTATGATCCTGATGATGAGAATGTTCCACAATATATCAAAAAACTCTTTAAAGACGGAGCTCCAGCCGATTTTATTTTAGTAGGAGCAACAACTAGAAGTCCACAGGATTTAAATCCTGCTTTACGTTCTAGGACTACTAGTATATTTTTTGAACCTTTAACTAAAGATGATATAATCAGGATTATTGATCAAGCTGCTGATAAGTTAGATATGAAGGTAGCTAAGGGAGTTGCTGAGTTAATTAGTGAATATACAATTCAAGGAAGAAGTGCTGTTAATATTTTAATAGATGCTTATAATTTAGCCTTGTATTATCAAGAGGATAAGATTACTACTAAAGAGGTTTTAGAGGCTGTTAAGTTAAGTAGATTGGTTCCTATAAATAAGAAAGAGGCTAGTAATAAAAGTCAAGTAGGTAGGGTTTTAGGATTGGGTGTTAGTGGGTTTTTAGGTTCAGTGTTAGAAGTAGAGGCTATCGCTTTCCCAGCTAGTAAAGAAGGGAAGGGAAGTTTACGTTTTAATCAGACAGCAGGTAGTATGACCAAAGATTCTATCTTTACTGCTGCTTCTGTAATCCGTAAGGTAACTGGTAAGGAGATTGGTGATTATGATATCCATGTTAATATTATTGGTGGGGGTCAAGTAGATGGACCTTCTGCTGGTTCAGCGATCTCAGTAGCAATTATCAGTGCTTTGGAGAATATTGCTGTTCGTCAAGATATAGCAATTACTGGTGAAATTTCATTGCATGGTAAGGTTAAGCCAGTAGGAGGCGTTATTGAAAAAATTTATGGTGCATACCAAGCTGGTGTTAAAGAGGTTTTGATTCCAGTTGATAATAAAGTAGACTTAGAGGATATGAAGATTAAAGTAAGCCCAGTAGTAGATATCCAAGAAATCTTGGATAAGATGTTGGATGGCTAG